From Treponema sp. OMZ 787:
ACGGTTTAGGCCTTCCCGAATCGTGGAGGGATTTACGCATAACCATAGAAAAGGGCGTGAACACCGAAATCGAAAAATTAAAAAAACAGCTTATAAGTTTGCAGTACGAAAGAAACGATGCAGTCCTCGAGCGGGGCCGCTTCCGCGTCAAAGGCGACGTTATGGAAATTTTTCCGGCCTACATGGAAGATGCCTACAGGGTCGAATTCGATTGGGAAGAAATCGTACGCATAAGAAAATTTAATCCGATTTCCGGAGAGGTGCTTCAAGAATATGAGGAGCTTTCTATTTATCCTGCAAAGCACTTTGTAATGCCCGAAGATGCCATTCCCAATGCCCTTGAAAGAATAAAAAAAGAATTGGAAGAAAGGCTGAACATTTTGCACAAAGAAGGAAAGCTCCTTGAAGCCGAAAGGTTAAAAACCAGAACCGAGTACGATATAGAAATGCTTTCGGAGATGGGCTATTGCCCCGGCATCGAAAACTACTCGGCTCCCATAGCAAACAGAAAACCCGGAGAGCCTCCAGCAACCCTCTTTCATTATTTCCCCGAGGACTTTTTATTGTTCATGGATGAAAGCCATGTTACCTTTCCGCAGGTAGGAGCCATGTATGAGGGGGATAGGAGCAGAAAACAAAACCTTGTAGACTTCGGCTTCCGTCTTCCCTGCGCCTTAGACAACCGCCCTTTAAAAATCGGCGAGTTTGAAAAGATGCTCAATCAGGCAGTCTTTGTTTCCGCAACGCCTGGCCCAAAAGAAATAAAATATTCTACACGCATTGTCGAACAAGTAATACGCCCCACAGGCCTTTTGGATCCTATCATCGAGATTCATAAAAGCGAAGGACAGATGGAGCATATCTATGATGAGGTTATGAAGCGCATTGCAAAAAAAGAAAGAAGCTTGATTTTGACCCTTACAAAAAAAATGGCCGAAGACCTCACCGATTATTTAACCGGCCTTGCCTTAAAGGTAAAATATATTCACAGCGAGGTTGAAACAATAGAGAGAGTCGAAATCTTAAAAGGCTTGCGTGCAGGGGAATTCGATGTGCTTATAGGAATAAACCTTTTAAGAGAGGGTATCGACTTACCCGAAGTTTCTTTTATAGGAATTCTCGATGCAGACAAGATAGGTTTTTTGCGTTCTACTACGAGTCTTATTCAGATTGTAGGACGGGCCGCCCGAAACGAAAACGGCAAGGTTGTTATGTATGCCGACAGAATAAGCGGTGCGATGAAAGAAACAATTGAAGAAACAAACCGCCGCCGCTCAATTCAGGAAGCCTATAACAAGGAACACGGTATAACACCAAAGACAATAAAGAAAGCCATCGAAGATATTTTAACCAGAGAAAACGAAATCAAAAAAGAAGCAGCCCTTGCAGAGGCCGGCCCCCTTATAAGCAGCCTAAATATTTTAAACCCTGCCGACAGAAAAAAACTTATCAAAAAACTCGAAGCCCAAATGGCAGAATACGCCGACATGCTCATGTTTGAAGAGGCTGCCGTTATAAGAGATAAGATAGAAGAAGTAAGAAGAATAGGAAGCTAGGAAGCCGGTAGGAATTTATGGATATAAAAATTTTAAATGTAGGAAAAAAATACGGCACATCGCATATTACAAAGGCTCTTGATTCGGTGAGCTTTACGGTAAAAAGCGGTGAGTTTATTGCGATTATGGGGCCGTCGGGTTCCGGAAAAACGAGCCTTTTAAACATCATTGCTGCAATCGATACGGCTTCGGAGGGAAGCGTTCTTTTCGGAGATTTTGAGCTTACAAAAGCTTCAGCCGCAAACCTTGCCGAATTTAGAAAAAACAACTTAGGCTTCGTCTTTCAAAATTACAATCTCCTTGACACCTTAACCTTAGAAGAAAACATCTTACTTGCGTTGAGCCTTAACAAGCAAAGCAAAAAAGAAATGCTGGAGAGGGCAAAGGAATTGCAAGAGAATT
This genomic window contains:
- the uvrB gene encoding excinuclease ABC subunit UvrB; amino-acid sequence: MKQFKLISDYKPSGDQGEAIKALSEGIIAGDKFQTLKGVTGSGKTFTMANIIQAVQKPTLIISHNKTLAAQLYREFKTFFPENAVEYFVSYYDYYQPEAYVPARDLYIEKDASINDEIDRLRLSATFSLMERKDVIVVSTVSCIYGLGLPESWRDLRITIEKGVNTEIEKLKKQLISLQYERNDAVLERGRFRVKGDVMEIFPAYMEDAYRVEFDWEEIVRIRKFNPISGEVLQEYEELSIYPAKHFVMPEDAIPNALERIKKELEERLNILHKEGKLLEAERLKTRTEYDIEMLSEMGYCPGIENYSAPIANRKPGEPPATLFHYFPEDFLLFMDESHVTFPQVGAMYEGDRSRKQNLVDFGFRLPCALDNRPLKIGEFEKMLNQAVFVSATPGPKEIKYSTRIVEQVIRPTGLLDPIIEIHKSEGQMEHIYDEVMKRIAKKERSLILTLTKKMAEDLTDYLTGLALKVKYIHSEVETIERVEILKGLRAGEFDVLIGINLLREGIDLPEVSFIGILDADKIGFLRSTTSLIQIVGRAARNENGKVVMYADRISGAMKETIEETNRRRSIQEAYNKEHGITPKTIKKAIEDILTRENEIKKEAALAEAGPLISSLNILNPADRKKLIKKLEAQMAEYADMLMFEEAAVIRDKIEEVRRIGS
- a CDS encoding ABC transporter ATP-binding protein; protein product: MDIKILNVGKKYGTSHITKALDSVSFTVKSGEFIAIMGPSGSGKTSLLNIIAAIDTASEGSVLFGDFELTKASAANLAEFRKNNLGFVFQNYNLLDTLTLEENILLALSLNKQSKKEMLERAKELQENFGIYGLRNKYPHEVSGGEKQRCACARALANKPALVLADEPTGALDSHSAQILLETFQKMNSEMHTSILMVTHDVFSASYAKRLLFLKDGKLVKELCRNDKDRKTFMSEIYDELSL